From the Streptococcus sp. 29887 genome, one window contains:
- a CDS encoding MFS transporter: MKKQSPFIVAGIVMLGVVMRAPFTALPAILTDVAAGLGVEVSSLGILTSIPLIMFALCSSLAPRLAARFGMEKLMAMVLLVMVVGSGMRVLNLPALYIGTMLVGATIAFINVLLPSLVTANFPKKIGFYTTIYITLMGVAATVAAMVAVPIVSASSWQTFILLITAVVLLAFLLWLPNIRNNHRFENQKQGQQTRSIWKNKAALIFLLFGGLQSVLYYTEITWLPTISQSVGFSKAEAGLMAGFFNMTAIPMSMIIPAILSRQTKEMRRNIMLITSSATLLGLALLAVLPKHFILWTALHIILSFSNAALFPYMMLGFTLKTSNSQATAQLSGMVQTGGYLIAAFGPGLLGYSYPLFNSWLPLIMALALVTLAMMWTIVLIEKEDIIL, translated from the coding sequence ATGAAAAAACAATCACCATTTATAGTGGCAGGTATTGTCATGCTGGGTGTGGTCATGCGCGCCCCCTTTACAGCCCTTCCTGCTATCTTGACAGATGTAGCTGCTGGTCTGGGAGTAGAGGTCAGTTCTCTAGGTATATTGACCTCTATTCCCTTGATTATGTTTGCCCTCTGTTCTTCCCTAGCTCCTCGCCTAGCTGCTAGATTTGGTATGGAGAAACTCATGGCCATGGTCCTCTTGGTCATGGTTGTTGGATCAGGGATGCGGGTACTGAATCTACCTGCTTTATACATAGGTACTATGCTTGTTGGAGCTACTATTGCCTTTATCAATGTTCTCTTGCCCAGTCTGGTCACGGCTAATTTTCCTAAGAAAATTGGTTTTTATACCACCATCTATATTACCTTGATGGGAGTAGCTGCGACGGTGGCTGCTATGGTCGCAGTTCCTATCGTATCCGCAAGCTCTTGGCAAACATTTATCCTATTGATAACAGCTGTAGTCTTGTTAGCCTTTCTGCTCTGGTTACCAAATATTCGTAATAATCATCGTTTTGAAAACCAAAAACAGGGCCAGCAGACCCGGTCTATTTGGAAGAATAAAGCTGCCCTTATCTTCCTACTCTTTGGTGGTCTACAATCAGTTCTCTACTATACAGAGATTACCTGGTTACCGACCATTTCCCAGTCAGTTGGCTTCAGTAAGGCTGAGGCAGGCTTGATGGCAGGTTTCTTTAATATGACTGCCATCCCTATGTCCATGATTATTCCAGCTATCCTTTCTCGTCAGACCAAGGAAATGCGCCGCAATATCATGTTGATAACTTCCTCAGCTACCCTTCTAGGTCTTGCTTTGCTGGCTGTTCTACCTAAGCATTTTATACTCTGGACAGCCCTGCACATTATTTTGAGTTTCTCAAATGCAGCTCTTTTCCCTTATATGATGTTGGGCTTTACCCTGAAAACCAGCAACAGCCAGGCGACTGCTCAATTATCAGGTATGGTGCAGACTGGGGGCTACTTGATTGCTGCCTTTGGTCCAGGTTTATTGGGATACAGTTATCCACTATTTAATAGCTGGCTCCCTCTTATCATGGCACTAGCCCTTGTGACCCTAGCCATGATGTGGACCATTGTCCTGATTGAAAAAGAAGATATTATATTATAA
- the rnz gene encoding ribonuclease Z yields MQIQFLGTGAGQPSKARNVSSLALKLLDEINEVWLFDCGEGTQNQILETTIRPRKVAKIFITHLHGDHIFGLPGFLSSRSFQSSEEQTDIEIYGPTGIRSFVLASLKVSGSRLPYRIHFHEFDVETVGKVLETDKFTVFADKLDHTVPCVGYRVMQKDLEGTLDADALRAAGVPFGPLFGKIKNGENITLEDGREIIASDYLSPPRPGKVVTILGDTRKCHTSVRLAVNADVLVHEATYGKGDEKMARRHGHSTNMEAAEVAREAGAKRLLLNHISPRFLAKDVSQLRRDAKTIFEEVHVVKDLEEIEL; encoded by the coding sequence ATGCAAATTCAATTTTTAGGTACGGGGGCGGGTCAGCCCTCCAAGGCAAGAAACGTGTCCAGCTTGGCCTTGAAACTCTTGGACGAAATCAATGAGGTCTGGCTCTTTGATTGTGGCGAAGGAACGCAAAATCAAATCCTTGAAACAACCATTCGTCCGCGCAAGGTGGCTAAGATTTTCATTACTCACCTGCATGGCGATCATATTTTTGGTTTGCCCGGGTTCTTGTCCAGCCGTTCTTTCCAGTCTAGTGAGGAGCAGACGGATATTGAAATTTATGGTCCGACGGGCATTCGTTCCTTTGTCTTGGCCAGTCTGAAAGTGTCAGGTTCCCGCTTGCCTTACCGCATTCATTTTCATGAGTTTGACGTAGAGACAGTTGGCAAGGTTCTTGAGACGGACAAATTTACGGTATTCGCAGACAAGCTGGATCACACGGTGCCATGTGTCGGCTACCGCGTCATGCAAAAAGATTTGGAGGGAACGCTGGATGCGGATGCTCTCCGTGCGGCCGGTGTACCCTTTGGTCCCCTCTTTGGAAAAATCAAAAATGGCGAGAATATTACCCTAGAGGACGGTCGTGAAATCATTGCCAGTGATTATCTATCGCCACCACGTCCGGGTAAGGTTGTGACAATCTTGGGAGACACACGCAAATGCCATACCAGTGTGCGACTTGCGGTCAATGCGGATGTCTTGGTCCATGAGGCGACCTATGGTAAGGGCGATGAAAAGATGGCGCGTCGGCATGGACATTCAACCAATATGGAGGCGGCAGAAGTGGCGCGTGAGGCGGGAGCCAAGCGACTTTTGCTCAATCATATCAGTCCGCGTTTCTTGGCCAAGGATGTTAGTCAGCTACGACGCGATGCTAAGACCATTTTTGAAGAAGTTCATGTGGTCAAGGACTTGGAGGAAATTGAACTATGA
- a CDS encoding cystathionine beta-lyase — translation MTDYLDLAIKYGGFTSLDKVYLANKLAGMTDQQKLDFITPPPSVINAYFAEIYQKQGAEEATDYYLTLSQQLCLFPKEPSFAEDKPFVRLNLSGKSFGFAYVSADGLAQVFSEGVEEVTGSLLFEIAQVFPHYVVFVEEGKIFMKVNPFEEAKLEEVETDYLLTQVATAEGLVKISGLNQEEVVEVAEGYSGQYYYVWSGRSAILYIKH, via the coding sequence ATGACGGATTATCTTGATTTGGCAATCAAATACGGTGGCTTTACCAGTCTTGACAAGGTCTATCTGGCGAATAAATTAGCTGGTATGACTGACCAACAAAAACTAGATTTTATCACGCCACCGCCTTCAGTTATCAATGCCTATTTTGCGGAAATCTACCAGAAACAAGGGGCAGAAGAGGCGACGGACTATTATCTCACTCTATCTCAGCAGCTCTGCCTTTTTCCAAAAGAACCCAGCTTTGCTGAAGACAAGCCCTTTGTCCGCCTGAATTTATCTGGTAAGTCTTTCGGATTTGCCTATGTGTCGGCTGACGGTCTTGCCCAGGTTTTTTCGGAAGGTGTAGAGGAAGTGACAGGAAGTTTGCTCTTTGAAATCGCCCAAGTCTTTCCCCACTATGTCGTCTTTGTGGAGGAGGGCAAGATTTTCATGAAAGTCAATCCCTTTGAGGAAGCCAAGTTAGAGGAAGTTGAAACAGACTACCTTTTGACCCAAGTTGCGACAGCAGAGGGCTTGGTCAAGATTTCAGGTCTTAATCAGGAAGAAGTGGTGGAAGTGGCGGAAGGTTATTCTGGTCAGTATTACTATGTCTGGTCGGGTCGCTCTGCAATTTTATATATAAAACATTAG
- a CDS encoding copper-translocating P-type ATPase, with amino-acid sequence MNHSKENKQEHQHMMHSEEVGQTSHHSHQQEHPHEEGVHANHHSDHHVHHDHHHVGSSDVSHHSHHTHDAHQHHQGHDHDMMEHGGHMMHMGDMNTKLKVAVAVMIPLLAISPIAGFTLLRFPGVELVQLILGSIIFFYSGTPFFNGARGELRAKKPAMMTLISMGIIVSYLYSVYATILALLGQESMNFWFELSTLIVIMLIGHIIEMKAVMGAGDALKDLASLIPKKAHLKDGTDVAVEDLQIGDFLLVKENEKIPADGKILSVAHIDESMITGESRAVKKEAGDRVFGGSLNQNMPFEMEVTSLGKDSFLAQVTEMVRQAQNQKSKLENMADRVASWLFYAALIVGILAFIYWTMTANLAFALMMAVSVFVIACPHALGLAIPLVVARLTTISSKNGLLVQNRTALEQVNQIRFALMDKTGTLTDGKFQVRHSQDLVEGADALAKMAALEVLSTHPIALSIVEAAGPLFYQAERVENIPGSGIRGVLDGRIYEIMSYRGLQEIGLSVDQDVIAPYLDLGLTLSFLVTDHVVLGFVALGDQIKEDAKDFVAGLKAQGISPVMLTGDNPATAQKVAIQLGIEDYRAELKPEDKAKLVKDYQARGAVLFIGDGVNDSPALATADLGFAIGAGTSVAIHSADVVLVQSNPSAVLDMLSIAKTTIRKMRQNLWFGAGYNIIAIPLAAGILYPSMGIMVDPLLAAVLMSLSTVIVAINAMGLRYGKP; translated from the coding sequence ATGAACCATTCAAAAGAAAATAAGCAGGAACACCAACATATGATGCATTCTGAGGAAGTTGGTCAGACCAGCCATCATTCTCATCAGCAGGAGCATCCTCATGAAGAGGGGGTTCACGCCAATCATCATTCTGACCATCACGTCCATCACGACCATCATCATGTAGGGAGCTCTGACGTCAGTCATCATTCTCATCATACTCATGATGCTCATCAGCATCACCAAGGGCATGACCATGACATGATGGAGCATGGTGGGCACATGATGCACATGGGGGATATGAATACAAAGCTCAAGGTGGCAGTGGCAGTCATGATTCCCCTACTGGCCATTTCTCCAATTGCAGGTTTCACTCTCTTACGTTTTCCGGGTGTTGAACTTGTCCAGCTGATACTAGGTTCTATTATCTTCTTCTACTCAGGTACGCCTTTCTTTAACGGAGCGAGAGGGGAATTACGAGCTAAAAAACCTGCAATGATGACCTTGATTTCCATGGGGATTATTGTTTCCTATCTTTACTCAGTTTATGCAACAATTTTAGCGCTATTGGGACAAGAAAGCATGAACTTTTGGTTTGAGTTGTCTACGCTGATTGTCATTATGCTGATTGGGCACATTATTGAAATGAAGGCGGTTATGGGAGCAGGGGATGCCCTGAAAGACTTGGCCTCTCTCATTCCGAAAAAAGCCCATCTCAAGGATGGGACAGATGTTGCTGTAGAGGACTTACAGATTGGGGATTTCCTCCTAGTCAAGGAAAATGAAAAAATTCCGGCTGACGGTAAGATTTTGAGTGTTGCTCATATTGATGAATCCATGATTACTGGGGAATCTCGAGCTGTCAAAAAAGAGGCGGGGGATAGGGTATTCGGTGGTTCGCTCAATCAAAACATGCCCTTTGAAATGGAAGTGACCAGTCTTGGTAAGGACAGCTTTTTGGCGCAGGTGACCGAAATGGTCCGTCAAGCGCAAAACCAGAAATCCAAGCTTGAAAATATGGCTGACCGCGTAGCCTCTTGGCTCTTCTATGCAGCTTTAATTGTGGGGATTTTGGCCTTTATTTATTGGACCATGACGGCTAATCTTGCCTTTGCCTTGATGATGGCAGTTTCTGTTTTTGTCATTGCCTGTCCGCATGCCCTTGGTCTAGCCATTCCCCTTGTTGTGGCGCGATTGACCACGATTTCTTCAAAAAATGGTCTTTTGGTTCAGAACCGAACAGCTCTTGAACAGGTTAACCAGATTCGGTTTGCCTTGATGGATAAGACCGGAACCTTGACCGACGGAAAATTTCAAGTTCGCCACAGTCAAGATTTGGTTGAGGGAGCGGATGCGCTGGCCAAAATGGCAGCATTAGAAGTTCTTTCAACCCACCCAATTGCCCTTTCGATTGTGGAGGCGGCAGGTCCACTTTTCTATCAAGCAGAACGGGTTGAGAATATCCCTGGTAGTGGGATTCGAGGCGTCTTGGATGGAAGGATTTATGAAATTATGTCCTACAGAGGTCTGCAGGAAATAGGTTTGTCAGTGGATCAGGACGTGATTGCTCCCTATCTTGATTTGGGTCTAACCTTGAGTTTTTTGGTGACTGATCATGTGGTCTTGGGATTTGTAGCCTTGGGCGACCAGATAAAAGAAGATGCTAAAGATTTTGTAGCAGGCTTGAAAGCGCAGGGTATTAGTCCTGTGATGTTAACGGGAGACAATCCAGCTACCGCACAAAAAGTAGCCATTCAGTTGGGCATAGAGGATTACCGAGCTGAACTTAAACCAGAGGATAAGGCAAAACTGGTCAAGGACTATCAGGCGCGTGGGGCAGTTCTTTTCATCGGCGATGGGGTCAATGATTCGCCTGCTCTAGCGACGGCAGATTTAGGCTTTGCCATTGGCGCAGGAACTTCTGTTGCCATCCACTCTGCAGACGTGGTCTTGGTTCAATCCAATCCATCAGCAGTCTTGGATATGTTGAGCATTGCCAAGACAACCATCCGCAAAATGAGGCAAAATCTCTGGTTTGGGGCAGGATACAACATCATTGCCATTCCTTTAGCTGCTGGAATCCTTTATCCAAGCATGGGCATTATGGTGGATCCTTTATTGGCGGCCGTGCTCATGAGTCTATCGACGGTTATTGTCGCTATCAATGCTATGGGTTTACGTTACGGTAAACCGTAG
- a CDS encoding DUF3042 family protein, giving the protein MAKGFGKGFLTGVLSTVALAAGAIFTVHKTIIEPEEKKEAFIEENRKKAARRRVAH; this is encoded by the coding sequence ATGGCTAAAGGTTTTGGCAAAGGTTTCTTGACGGGTGTTCTTTCTACGGTTGCTCTCGCGGCAGGGGCTATCTTCACCGTTCATAAAACAATCATCGAACCAGAAGAAAAGAAAGAAGCTTTCATCGAGGAAAATCGCAAAAAAGCTGCACGTCGCCGTGTGGCACACTAA
- a CDS encoding SDR family NAD(P)-dependent oxidoreductase — MRTILITGASGGLVQEMVPLLADDFLILLGRDVDKIEQLYAYHEKKAVFDVDIRDEATLTAFFEELDSQYGQIDILVNNAGYAIYDDFENFSSQQVQAMFDINTFALITLCRLVGKRMKARKSGQIINIVSMSGLVATAKSSVYSATKFAAIGFSNTIRLELAKYGVAVTTVNPGPIATGFFDQADPDGSYQESVKAFLLQPDYVAKKIVAAMGTKKREVNLPWSLAAAHKLYTLFPRMADYLASTVFNLK, encoded by the coding sequence ATGAGAACCATTTTGATAACAGGTGCTTCTGGTGGTTTGGTGCAGGAAATGGTTCCCCTCTTGGCAGATGATTTTCTGATTCTGCTGGGTCGCGACGTGGACAAAATCGAACAACTCTACGCCTATCATGAGAAAAAGGCTGTGTTTGATGTGGATATTCGTGACGAGGCGACTCTGACGGCTTTCTTTGAGGAGCTAGATAGCCAGTATGGGCAGATTGATATTCTGGTTAATAATGCTGGCTATGCGATTTACGATGATTTTGAGAATTTCTCTAGCCAGCAGGTCCAAGCTATGTTTGACATCAATACCTTTGCCCTCATTACTCTATGTCGGCTGGTTGGCAAGCGGATGAAGGCTAGAAAGTCTGGTCAGATCATCAATATTGTCTCCATGTCTGGTCTAGTAGCAACGGCCAAATCATCCGTTTATTCAGCAACCAAGTTTGCTGCTATTGGTTTTTCAAATACGATACGGCTAGAGTTAGCTAAGTATGGCGTTGCGGTGACGACAGTCAATCCAGGTCCTATTGCGACAGGCTTTTTTGACCAAGCGGACCCAGATGGATCCTATCAAGAGAGTGTGAAAGCCTTTCTCTTACAACCCGATTACGTTGCCAAGAAAATTGTCGCGGCTATGGGAACCAAGAAACGTGAGGTCAACCTGCCTTGGTCACTAGCAGCTGCTCATAAGCTATATACTCTTTTTCCGAGAATGGCTGATTATCTGGCCAGTACGGTCTTTAATTTGAAATAA
- the miaA gene encoding tRNA (adenosine(37)-N6)-dimethylallyltransferase MiaA, with amino-acid sequence MKTKVIVVIGPTAVGKTALGIDLAQRYNGEIISGDSQQVYRKLDIGTAKASPEEQAAAVHHLIDVRDVTEGYSAYEFVAEARALIADIKSRGKLPIIVGGTGLYIQSLLEGYHLGGLVDQEQVLAYRAELDCLSDEDLETMAEQVGLTIEGNSRRRIIRGLELKKFGKNLENTESGYEPLYICLTDDRQVLYDRINQRVDKMMAAGLLDEVSWLYQEHPQAQAAMGIGYKEFFPYFAGELSLEEAVDKVKQNSRRFAKRQLTWFRNRMQVPFYSVGEPDYKSQIFTAVEEFLND; translated from the coding sequence ATGAAAACTAAAGTAATTGTGGTCATAGGACCAACAGCGGTAGGAAAAACTGCCCTTGGCATAGACTTGGCCCAGCGCTACAATGGAGAAATTATCAGCGGTGATAGCCAGCAAGTCTATCGCAAACTGGATATTGGTACGGCAAAAGCTAGTCCTGAAGAGCAGGCTGCTGCGGTTCATCATTTGATTGATGTCCGAGATGTGACCGAGGGCTATTCGGCTTATGAATTTGTAGCAGAAGCCAGGGCCCTGATTGCTGACATTAAAAGTCGTGGCAAGTTGCCTATTATCGTGGGTGGGACAGGGCTTTACATTCAGAGCTTGCTTGAAGGCTACCACCTGGGCGGTCTGGTTGACCAGGAGCAAGTTCTTGCTTATCGGGCGGAACTCGACTGCTTGTCTGACGAGGATTTGGAAACAATGGCAGAGCAGGTAGGTTTGACAATCGAGGGAAACAGCCGACGGAGAATCATTCGTGGGTTAGAGTTGAAAAAATTTGGCAAAAACTTAGAAAATACAGAGTCAGGATATGAGCCACTTTACATCTGCCTGACGGATGACAGACAGGTCCTTTACGACCGCATCAATCAGCGCGTGGATAAGATGATGGCGGCGGGCTTACTAGATGAAGTCAGCTGGCTCTACCAAGAACACCCTCAAGCCCAAGCTGCTATGGGAATTGGCTACAAGGAGTTTTTCCCTTATTTTGCAGGTGAGCTTTCGCTAGAAGAAGCAGTTGATAAGGTCAAGCAAAATAGCCGCCGCTTTGCCAAACGCCAATTGACTTGGTTCAGAAATCGCATGCAGGTTCCCTTTTATTCAGTAGGCGAGCCAGATTACAAGTCGCAGATTTTCACCGCCGTGGAGGAATTTTTAAATGATTGA
- the hflX gene encoding GTPase HflX has protein sequence MIETQKEQERALLVGVELQQTDNFDMSMEELASLAKTAGALVKGVYTQKREKYDSKTFVGSGKLEEIAQMVEADEIDTVIVNNRLTPRQNVNLEEILGVKVIDRMQLILDIFAMRARSHEGKLQVHLAQLKYMLPRLVGQGIMLSRQAGGIGSRGPGESQLELNRRSIRNQIHDIERQLKTVEKNRATVRERRLQSGVFKIGLIGYTNAGKSTIMNAMTDKRQYEADELFATLDATTKQINLADKFNVTLTDTVGFIQDLPTELISAFKSTLEESMNVDLLLHVIDASDPNHSEQEQVVLDILKDLDMLDIPRLALYNKLDKTDDSFTPSQFPHVMLSAKDENAKGHIQMMVLAKIKTMFERFEVRVPLAESYKLHDLATLALIENRTYEEDVEVVSGYIASSNKWKLEEFYDGLS, from the coding sequence ATGATTGAAACCCAGAAAGAACAAGAACGTGCCCTCCTGGTTGGAGTGGAACTACAGCAGACAGATAATTTTGACATGTCCATGGAGGAGTTGGCAAGTCTTGCTAAGACGGCTGGCGCTCTGGTAAAGGGAGTCTACACTCAAAAACGTGAAAAATACGACAGCAAGACCTTTGTCGGCTCAGGGAAACTAGAAGAAATTGCCCAGATGGTCGAAGCTGACGAAATTGATACCGTCATTGTTAACAATCGACTGACACCTCGCCAGAATGTCAATCTGGAAGAGATTTTAGGAGTAAAAGTCATCGACCGTATGCAGTTGATTTTGGATATTTTTGCCATGCGGGCACGGAGTCACGAAGGAAAACTGCAGGTTCACCTAGCCCAGCTCAAGTATATGTTACCTCGTTTGGTTGGTCAGGGGATTATGCTTAGCCGTCAGGCAGGGGGAATCGGCTCTCGTGGACCAGGTGAAAGCCAGTTGGAGCTCAACCGACGGAGCATCCGCAACCAGATTCACGACATTGAACGCCAACTCAAAACGGTGGAGAAAAACCGAGCGACTGTCCGTGAACGCCGCCTGCAATCAGGCGTCTTTAAGATTGGCTTGATTGGCTATACCAACGCTGGTAAATCCACTATCATGAATGCCATGACCGACAAGCGACAGTACGAGGCCGACGAACTCTTTGCCACACTTGATGCCACGACCAAGCAGATAAACTTGGCTGACAAGTTCAACGTGACCTTGACCGATACGGTTGGTTTCATTCAGGACCTGCCGACTGAGTTGATTTCAGCCTTCAAGTCCACCTTGGAGGAGTCCATGAATGTGGACCTCTTGCTCCATGTCATCGACGCCTCTGACCCCAATCACAGTGAGCAGGAACAGGTGGTCTTAGACATTCTCAAGGACTTGGATATGCTGGACATTCCTCGCCTGGCTCTGTATAACAAGCTGGACAAGACCGATGACAGCTTTACCCCAAGTCAGTTTCCTCATGTCATGCTGTCCGCTAAGGATGAAAATGCCAAAGGCCATATACAGATGATGGTCTTGGCCAAGATTAAGACCATGTTTGAACGATTTGAGGTCAGGGTGCCACTTGCTGAATCTTATAAATTGCATGATTTGGCCACTCTGGCTCTGATTGAAAATCGGACTTATGAAGAGGATGTGGAAGTGGTATCAGGCTATATCGCTTCCAGCAATAAATGGAAGTTGGAAGAATTTTATGACGGATTATCTTGA